ACGGGGCAGGACCTGGTCGAGTGGCAGCTCCGCGTGGCCTCCGGCGAGCCGCTCCCGCGGACGCAGAAGGAGCTCGCCGTCGGGGGGCACGCCATCGAGGCCCGGATCTACGCGGAAGACCCGTCGCGCGACTTCCTCCCCTCGACCGGGCGGCTCGCGCATCTTCGCCCTCCGGCCGGGACCGCCAACGTCCGGATCGACACCGGCGTGCGGCAGGGGGACGAGGTCGCCATCCATTACGACCCGATGATCGCCAAGCTGATCGCGTGGGATGCCGACCGGCCGGGCGCGCTGCGGCGGCTGCGGCAGGCGCTCTCGGAATACCAGGTCGTGGGGGTGACCACCAACATCGGGTTCCTGGAGAGGGTCGCCGCCCACCCGGCGTTCGCGGACGCGGATCTCGACACCGCCTTCATCGAGCGGCACCGGGCGGGGCTGTTTCCCGACACGCTCCCCGCGTCCGACCGCACGCTCGCTCTCGCGGCGCTCGACGTGCTGCTTCGCCGGGCCGAGGAGGCCGCCGCGGCGGCCGGGGAATCGAACGATCCGTTCTCCCCGTGGCACGGGACGAGCGGTTGGCGGCTCAACTTCGACAACCACCACTACCTCCACTTCGTCGACGGGGAGCGGACGGTGACCGTCACGGTCCACTACCGCCCCGAAGGGTACCTGCTCGACCTCCCCGGGGGGGCGCTCGAGGCGCGCGGCAAGCTCGACGCCGCGGGCGACCTTCTGGCCGACCTCGGGGGGACCCGGGAAAAGGCCACGGTGGTGCGGAACGGGAGCGTCCTGACCGTGATGGCGCAGGGGGGGAGCCACACCCTTGCGCTCCACGACCCGTACGCCCTGACGGGCGAGGAGGCGGCCGAGGGGGGCAGCCTGGTCGCCCCCATGCCGGGGAAGGTGGTCGCGGTCCTCGTCTCCCCGGGGGACACGGTGAAGCGGGGCGCGGCGCTGGTGATCCTGGAAGCGATGAAGATGGAGTACACCGTGGCGGCCCCGAGGGACGGGGTGGTCGCCCGGATCGATTTCCCGGTCGGCGGCCTGGTGAAGGAGGGGGAGGAGCTGCTCTCCCTGGCGACCGAGGAACCGCAGGCGACATCTCCGGAGGAGCGATGAAGAAGATCCGCATCGGAACGGGGCAAGGATACTGGGGAGACCGGCTGGACGCGCCGCTGGCGCTGGTTTCCAGCGGGAACGTACAGTACATCTGCTTCGACTACCTGGCCGAGCTCACCATGTCGATCATGCAGAAGCAGAAGCAGCGGGACCCCGCACGCGGGTACGCCCACGACTTCGTCGGCCTGTGCAGGCAGATCCTGCCGCAGGTCAAGGCCCAGGGGATAAAGCTGATCGCGAGCGCCGGCGGGGTGAATCCCAAGGCGTGTGCCGAGGCGATCGCCCAGGTCGCGCGGAGCCAGGGGATAAAGCTCAAGATCGCGACGGTCTCGGGGGACGACATCCTGGACCGGATCGACTCGCTGGCCTCGCAGGGGTACGCGCTGAGGAACATGGACGACGGCTCCGGCATCTCCGCGATCCGCGACCGCGTGACCAGCGCGAACGTCTACCTCGGGGTGGCGCCGGTCGTCGAGGCGCTGCGCGGAGGGGCGGAAATCATCGTCACCGGCCGCAACACCGACACCTCCCTGTTCCTCGCCCCCATGATCCACGAGCTCGGGTGGCGGATGGACGAGCTCGACAAGCTGGCGTGCGGGATCTGCATCGGACACGTCATCGAGTGCGGGGCGCAGGTGACCGGCGGCAACTACACCGGCGGCTGGGACCGGGTCCCCGACCTCGCCCGCGTCGGGTGGCCGATCGCCGAGGTGTACGAGGACGGCTCCGCCGTCATCACCAAGCCGGACGGAACCGGCGGGCTGGTGGAGGCGGGCACGGTGAAGGAGGAATTGCTCTACGAGATCGGCGACCCGCGCAGCTACATCACCCCGGACGTCGTCGCGGATTTCAGCGAGGTCCGCGTCGAGGACGTCGGCCAAAACCGCGTGAAGCTGTGGGGGGCGAAGGGGAGGCCCGCGCCGGACACCCTGAAGGTCTCGATCAGCTACAGCAACGGGTACCGCGCCTACGCGGACCTCGCGTTCTCGTGGCCGCAGGCGCTCGACA
This portion of the Deltaproteobacteria bacterium genome encodes:
- a CDS encoding 3-methylcrotonyl-CoA carboxylase; the encoded protein is ADAKGNAVYLFERDCSIQRRHQKVIEEAPAPGVKPGLRVKMGAAAVSAARAIGYVGAGTVEFLLDEDGAFYFMEMNTRLQVEHPVTEMITGQDLVEWQLRVASGEPLPRTQKELAVGGHAIEARIYAEDPSRDFLPSTGRLAHLRPPAGTANVRIDTGVRQGDEVAIHYDPMIAKLIAWDADRPGALRRLRQALSEYQVVGVTTNIGFLERVAAHPAFADADLDTAFIERHRAGLFPDTLPASDRTLALAALDVLLRRAEEAAAAAGESNDPFSPWHGTSGWRLNFDNHHYLHFVDGERTVTVTVHYRPEGYLLDLPGGALEARGKLDAAGDLLADLGGTREKATVVRNGSVLTVMAQGGSHTLALHDPYALTGEEAAEGGSLVAPMPGKVVAVLVSPGDTVKRGAALVILEAMKMEYTVAAPRDGVVARIDFPVGGLVKEGEELLSLATEEPQATSPEER
- a CDS encoding DUF1446 domain-containing protein translates to MKKIRIGTGQGYWGDRLDAPLALVSSGNVQYICFDYLAELTMSIMQKQKQRDPARGYAHDFVGLCRQILPQVKAQGIKLIASAGGVNPKACAEAIAQVARSQGIKLKIATVSGDDILDRIDSLASQGYALRNMDDGSGISAIRDRVTSANVYLGVAPVVEALRGGAEIIVTGRNTDTSLFLAPMIHELGWRMDELDKLACGICIGHVIECGAQVTGGNYTGGWDRVPDLARVGWPIAEVYEDGSAVITKPDGTGGLVEAGTVKEELLYEIGDPRSYITPDVVADFSEVRVEDVGQNRVKLWGAKGRPAPDTLKVSISYSNGYRAYADLAFSWPQALDKAKLAAKVLTERFRIIGLRPEETMFDYIGYNSMHGPLSEIPGNDPQEVRLRVAIRTKTAEEAKKLGPEVPCLVTCGPPQGGGYSARSTPQEILEYWPALIPAAAIEPEVRFVEVN